In Halobaculum sp. XH14, a single genomic region encodes these proteins:
- a CDS encoding DUF2103 domain-containing protein produces MNCRRCSAALDRPGDYCLRCSTANCDAVVVVFGPERATLTMLDGEAADADGTFAEDSTESDPERAILGETAVTTIADDGERTAQTQLRNYAGRVADEIRRKRPETVYAAGERDPLRETRAQLHYEFYRVPDEDPVETVLARHGEPSLEVVEAAPAEKLGGAHSTLIGGRKGWQAIRSVAAHPHVKKLIPGPIDAGGSGSRTGLRAKVTRADEHGNVRLLLRDGSSVQENRVVTTAGDRETGELVRDDLNEALADDEFA; encoded by the coding sequence ATGAACTGTCGGCGGTGCAGCGCGGCCCTCGACCGGCCCGGGGACTACTGTCTGCGCTGTTCGACCGCCAACTGCGACGCCGTCGTCGTCGTCTTCGGCCCGGAGCGGGCGACGCTCACGATGCTCGACGGCGAGGCGGCCGATGCCGACGGCACGTTCGCCGAGGACTCGACCGAGTCCGACCCCGAGCGGGCGATCCTCGGCGAGACTGCGGTGACGACGATCGCCGACGACGGCGAGCGCACCGCACAGACGCAACTCCGGAACTACGCGGGCCGCGTCGCCGACGAGATCAGGCGAAAGCGCCCCGAAACCGTGTACGCCGCGGGTGAGCGCGACCCGCTCCGGGAGACCCGCGCGCAACTCCACTACGAGTTCTACCGCGTCCCGGACGAGGACCCCGTCGAGACCGTGCTGGCCCGGCACGGCGAACCGTCCCTGGAGGTCGTCGAGGCCGCGCCCGCGGAGAAACTCGGCGGGGCCCACTCGACGCTCATCGGCGGACGCAAGGGCTGGCAGGCGATCCGGTCCGTCGCCGCCCACCCGCACGTCAAGAAGCTCATCCCCGGTCCCATCGACGCCGGCGGGTCCGGGTCGCGGACGGGCCTGCGCGCCAAAGTGACCCGTGCCGACGAGCACGGCAACGTCAGGCTGCTGTTGCGTGACGGGTCGAGCGTGCAGGAGAACCGCGTGGTGACGACCGCCGGGGACCGCGAGACGGGCGAACTCGTCCGGGACGACCTCAACGAGGCGCTCGCGGACGACGAGTTCGCCTGA
- a CDS encoding sensor histidine kinase: MSTQRAGRLTPTVGYLVHLLGAVMVLLSGIHVLVDREVLAVELVEASILLVFAAAVFFVGHRAVAERLPAADVYRILIVSLGLGAIVGLLGTLFLLLRGITAEPTGEAWFILFISWCLGTSSGALVGYYFTAVERERAELELQTKRLTILQRVLRHNIRNEVTVVRGLLDDLTDSTDSADRRRRLDTVDAHVNRVHRLSENVQLLSELWKHGETEVVDLGAVTREEVEAFRRACPEVSVETDLPDGVSVEASRHLHLAIRETFDNAAVHNPTDELSVEVSIDVDEGAGRATLEVVDDGSHVPEEELAVLTSDRELPLQHVTGLGLWVIYWVLDASGGRAEFENREPEGVAVRLRLPVA; encoded by the coding sequence ATGTCCACCCAGCGGGCCGGCCGGCTCACCCCGACCGTCGGATATCTCGTCCACCTGCTGGGGGCGGTCATGGTCCTCCTCTCGGGCATCCACGTCCTCGTGGACCGCGAGGTCCTCGCCGTGGAACTGGTGGAGGCTTCGATCCTGCTCGTGTTCGCGGCCGCCGTCTTCTTCGTCGGCCACAGGGCCGTCGCGGAGCGGCTCCCGGCGGCGGACGTGTATCGGATCCTCATCGTCAGTCTGGGGCTCGGCGCGATCGTCGGCCTGCTCGGGACCCTCTTTCTGTTGCTCAGGGGGATCACGGCCGAACCCACGGGGGAAGCCTGGTTCATCCTCTTCATCAGCTGGTGTCTGGGGACGAGCAGCGGTGCGCTCGTCGGCTACTACTTCACGGCGGTCGAGCGCGAACGGGCCGAACTGGAGCTGCAGACGAAACGGCTCACCATCCTCCAGCGGGTGCTCCGGCACAACATCAGGAACGAGGTCACCGTCGTTCGCGGGCTGCTGGATGACCTGACCGACTCGACCGACTCGGCCGACCGACGGCGGCGACTCGACACCGTCGACGCACACGTCAACCGGGTGCATCGGCTCTCGGAGAACGTCCAGTTGCTCTCCGAGCTCTGGAAGCACGGTGAGACCGAGGTCGTCGACCTCGGGGCGGTCACGCGGGAGGAGGTGGAGGCGTTCCGCCGGGCGTGTCCCGAGGTGTCGGTCGAGACCGACCTCCCGGACGGGGTGAGCGTCGAGGCCAGCCGGCATCTCCACCTCGCCATTCGGGAGACGTTCGACAACGCCGCCGTCCACAACCCGACCGACGAGCTGTCGGTCGAGGTTTCGATCGACGTCGACGAGGGGGCGGGACGGGCGACGCTGGAAGTCGTCGACGACGGCTCACACGTTCCCGAGGAGGAGCTCGCGGTCCTCACGAGCGACCGGGAACTTCCCCTCCAGCACGTGACCGGGCTGGGGCTGTGGGTCATCTACTGGGTGCTCGACGCGTCCGGGGGTCGCGCGGAGTTCGAGAACCGGGAGCCGGAAGGGGTGGCGGTCCGACTGCGGCTGCCCGTCGCGTAA
- a CDS encoding AAA family ATPase, with translation MVEAFAVASGKGGTGKTTSTLALGMALAADYDVTVVDADTGMANLLFHAGLDDAPVTLHDLLVEGTAADVADATYERHGMRVVPCGTSLAAFEAADPERLRSVVADLAADADVILLDSPATLASKSAVLPVVLADRVVVVLQPTIPSLSDGLKVQEYARSYGTETAGVLFNKVHGDLGSVADQAERYFGGEALGAVPDSDAARAARDAGVPLLAHAPDSAAAGAFRDATARLDPRPGEAGDVADRFRSAVVPNRP, from the coding sequence ATGGTCGAAGCGTTCGCCGTGGCGAGCGGCAAGGGGGGGACGGGGAAGACGACGAGCACGCTCGCGCTCGGCATGGCGCTCGCGGCCGACTATGACGTGACCGTCGTCGACGCCGACACCGGCATGGCGAACCTGCTGTTCCACGCGGGCCTCGACGACGCGCCGGTCACCCTCCACGACCTGCTCGTCGAGGGGACGGCCGCGGACGTCGCGGACGCGACCTACGAGCGCCACGGCATGCGCGTCGTCCCCTGCGGCACGAGCCTCGCGGCGTTCGAGGCGGCCGATCCCGAGCGCCTTCGGTCGGTCGTCGCCGACCTCGCCGCGGACGCGGACGTGATCCTCCTCGACTCGCCGGCGACGCTCGCCTCGAAGTCGGCCGTCCTCCCGGTGGTGCTGGCCGACCGGGTCGTGGTCGTCCTCCAGCCCACCATCCCCTCGCTCTCGGACGGGCTGAAGGTCCAGGAGTACGCCCGCTCGTACGGCACGGAGACGGCGGGCGTGCTGTTCAACAAGGTCCACGGCGACCTCGGGAGCGTCGCCGACCAGGCCGAGCGCTACTTCGGCGGCGAAGCGCTCGGGGCGGTCCCGGACAGCGACGCCGCGCGGGCGGCCCGCGACGCGGGCGTCCCGCTGCTCGCGCACGCACCCGATTCGGCGGCAGCGGGGGCGTTCCGGGACGCCACGGCGCGCCTCGACCCGCGACCGGGCGAGGCGGGCGACGTCGCCGACCGGTTCCGGAGCGCGGTGGTCCCCAATCGGCCATGA
- a CDS encoding SDR family oxidoreductase gives MQDLDGDAIVLTGASSGIGAATARALAEAGANLVLGARRLDRLETIADELTGAHDVAVRPVRTDVTDRAQVEALIEASVEEFGGLDGLVNNAGLARGGEVAELTDEEYHTMLDVNVTGTFYATRAALPHLHETDGTVVFVGSFAGQYPRPANPVYAATKWCVRGFAHSLAAQVGDEGVAVSVVNPTEVRTEFGSEDGDPFEERFDSEDVTDPGAIAEAVRFCLGQAATDTVNELDLYRRDKFAHF, from the coding sequence ATGCAGGACCTCGACGGCGACGCGATCGTACTCACCGGTGCCAGTTCGGGAATCGGGGCGGCGACGGCGCGGGCGCTCGCGGAGGCGGGGGCGAACCTCGTCCTCGGCGCCCGCCGGCTCGACCGGCTGGAGACCATCGCGGACGAACTGACCGGGGCACACGACGTGGCGGTGCGGCCGGTCCGGACCGACGTCACCGACCGGGCGCAGGTGGAGGCCCTGATCGAGGCGTCGGTCGAGGAGTTCGGGGGCCTCGACGGCCTGGTGAACAACGCCGGCCTCGCACGCGGCGGCGAGGTGGCCGAGTTGACAGACGAGGAGTACCACACGATGCTGGACGTGAACGTCACCGGCACGTTCTACGCGACCCGCGCGGCGCTCCCGCACCTCCACGAGACCGACGGCACGGTCGTCTTCGTCGGCAGCTTCGCCGGCCAGTACCCCCGTCCGGCGAACCCGGTGTACGCCGCGACCAAGTGGTGCGTCCGCGGGTTCGCCCACAGCCTCGCGGCCCAGGTCGGCGACGAGGGCGTCGCGGTGTCGGTCGTCAACCCGACCGAGGTGCGGACCGAGTTCGGCTCGGAGGACGGCGACCCGTTCGAGGAGCGGTTCGACTCCGAGGACGTGACCGATCCGGGGGCCATCGCGGAGGCGGTGCGGTTCTGTCTGGGCCAGGCCGCGACGGACACGGTGAACGAACTCGACCTCTACCGCCGGGACAAGTTCGCGCACTTCTGA
- a CDS encoding sugar phosphate isomerase/epimerase family protein, translated as MRVIGKCPPDLEELRAAADDGFEAVELHLPRRYLADPTAISDAVADSPVEVASVHTPHVTADEFGLIERTDDLASALDAYLVVHSQYLQPMHVPELAALDLSRFGFENNPGTSVRHLEATVLDRGHDLVLDTAHLYMAHADYVARTESLLETHGDAIRVVHLTDSTPTADGVPFGEGEMDMAALTRVLRARFDGDVVLEVMPEHQRSALRAVERY; from the coding sequence GTGCGCGTCATCGGAAAGTGCCCCCCGGACCTCGAGGAGCTCCGTGCTGCTGCCGACGACGGGTTCGAGGCGGTCGAACTCCACCTTCCGCGCCGATACCTCGCGGACCCGACGGCGATAAGCGACGCCGTCGCCGACTCGCCCGTCGAGGTGGCCTCGGTCCACACGCCACACGTCACCGCCGACGAGTTCGGCCTGATCGAGCGGACCGACGACCTCGCGTCCGCGCTCGACGCCTACCTCGTGGTTCACTCGCAGTACCTCCAGCCGATGCACGTCCCCGAACTCGCTGCCCTCGACCTCTCCCGGTTCGGCTTCGAGAACAACCCCGGGACGAGCGTCCGCCATCTGGAGGCGACCGTCCTCGACCGGGGCCACGATCTCGTCCTCGACACGGCCCACCTGTACATGGCCCACGCCGACTACGTCGCACGGACCGAGTCGCTACTCGAGACGCACGGCGACGCCATCCGGGTCGTCCACCTCACGGATTCGACCCCGACCGCCGACGGCGTTCCCTTCGGCGAGGGCGAGATGGACATGGCGGCGCTGACTCGGGTGCTCCGGGCTCGGTTCGACGGCGACGTCGTCCTGGAGGTGATGCCCGAACACCAGCGATCGGCGTTGCGCGCCGTCGAACGCTACTGA
- a CDS encoding KEOPS complex subunit Pcc1, translating into MPEDGPAHDAVFSVSYADERRARDVHDAVAVEVGEVDDDRSRATVSRDGRTVSVEIGARDLVALRAGTNTWARLLTVAEDVCGLASEGASAAE; encoded by the coding sequence ATGCCCGAGGACGGCCCCGCACACGACGCAGTTTTCTCCGTTTCCTACGCCGACGAGCGACGCGCACGCGACGTGCACGACGCGGTCGCCGTCGAGGTCGGCGAGGTGGACGACGACCGCTCGCGGGCGACCGTCTCGCGCGACGGCCGGACCGTCTCGGTCGAGATCGGCGCACGGGACCTCGTCGCGCTCCGCGCCGGGACGAACACGTGGGCACGGCTGCTGACCGTGGCCGAGGACGTCTGCGGGCTCGCAAGCGAGGGCGCTTCCGCCGCGGAGTAA
- a CDS encoding MATE family efflux transporter yields MSKIPNPLRSLVLAIGLSLSRLGLLTEHRARRITDLSWPRILTGLARMSKNAVDVAMVGIALGPAAIAGVGFASPYWGLAFSLGGGMAAGTIALVSQRYGADAHGGLGQAVRSSALVVLAVSLPVALLFLAVPERLVGVVSDDAVAVGYGADYLRVVALGVPFAGLNLVASRVYIGADDAWTPMVLRAGGAVANILINAVLIFGFDMGVVGAATGTVVSNAVVTLTFSGGLVAGRLPVLGDLPVRIDPRGAYLDRGTVRQIVEIGTPVVGRNLVWTVAEFPMLAIVDVFGRDTVAAFVVSRRIWGLMNTPGWGFGLASSSLVGQHLGTDDETTAEAYGREIIRFAVATYLVSALLVFAFARPIVVTFVGDPTAGSVEPAVALVRAACVAVVLQGVSGGAAGPLDASGDTRWPFLSQAVGMFCVSIPLAYLGATTSLGFLGLQLAFLAETSVPAALNYYRFRTGKWKAVSRGYRPDAAAGGD; encoded by the coding sequence GTGTCGAAGATTCCGAACCCCCTCCGCTCGCTCGTCCTCGCCATCGGGCTGTCGCTCTCCCGGCTCGGCCTGCTCACCGAGCACCGCGCGCGCCGCATCACCGACCTCTCCTGGCCCCGCATCCTCACCGGTCTCGCGCGGATGTCGAAGAACGCCGTCGACGTCGCCATGGTCGGCATCGCGCTCGGCCCCGCGGCGATCGCGGGCGTCGGCTTCGCCTCGCCCTACTGGGGGCTGGCGTTCTCGCTCGGCGGCGGCATGGCCGCCGGCACCATCGCGCTCGTCTCCCAGCGCTACGGTGCCGACGCCCACGGCGGCCTCGGGCAGGCGGTCCGGTCGAGCGCGCTCGTGGTGCTCGCCGTCTCGCTGCCCGTGGCACTGCTGTTTCTCGCCGTTCCCGAGCGCCTCGTCGGCGTCGTCAGCGACGACGCGGTCGCGGTCGGCTACGGCGCGGACTACCTCCGGGTCGTCGCGCTGGGCGTCCCGTTCGCGGGGCTGAACCTCGTCGCCAGCCGGGTGTACATCGGCGCCGACGACGCCTGGACGCCGATGGTGCTCCGGGCCGGCGGCGCGGTCGCGAACATCCTCATCAACGCCGTGCTCATCTTCGGCTTCGACATGGGCGTCGTCGGCGCGGCGACCGGGACGGTCGTCTCGAACGCGGTCGTGACCCTCACCTTCTCGGGCGGCCTCGTCGCCGGCAGGCTCCCGGTGCTGGGCGACTTGCCCGTCCGGATCGATCCCCGGGGGGCGTACCTCGACCGCGGAACGGTCCGCCAGATCGTCGAGATCGGGACGCCGGTCGTCGGCCGCAACCTCGTCTGGACGGTCGCGGAGTTCCCGATGCTCGCCATCGTCGACGTCTTCGGGCGCGACACCGTCGCCGCGTTCGTCGTCTCCCGGCGCATCTGGGGGCTGATGAACACGCCGGGCTGGGGCTTCGGGCTCGCCTCCTCCAGCCTGGTCGGCCAGCACCTCGGCACCGACGACGAGACGACCGCCGAGGCGTACGGCCGCGAGATCATCCGCTTTGCGGTCGCCACGTACCTCGTCTCCGCGCTCCTCGTGTTCGCGTTCGCCCGGCCGATCGTGGTGACGTTCGTCGGCGACCCGACCGCCGGGTCGGTGGAGCCGGCGGTCGCGCTCGTCCGGGCCGCCTGCGTCGCGGTCGTGCTCCAGGGCGTCTCCGGCGGGGCCGCGGGTCCGCTGGACGCGAGCGGCGACACCCGGTGGCCGTTCCTCAGTCAGGCGGTCGGGATGTTCTGCGTCTCCATCCCGCTTGCGTACCTCGGCGCGACCACCTCGCTCGGCTTTCTCGGCCTCCAGCTCGCGTTCCTCGCGGAGACGAGCGTGCCGGCCGCGCTGAACTACTACCGCTTCCGAACCGGGAAGTGGAAGGCGGTAAGTCGAGGCTACCGGCCGGACGCGGCCGCGGGCGGCGACTGA
- a CDS encoding DNA-directed RNA polymerase subunit P produces the protein MSYKCSRCKRDVELDEYGGVRCPYCGHRVLLKERAPVVKEVDVE, from the coding sequence ATGAGCTACAAGTGCTCCCGCTGCAAGCGCGACGTCGAACTCGACGAGTACGGCGGCGTCCGCTGCCCCTACTGCGGGCACCGCGTGCTCCTCAAGGAGCGCGCCCCGGTCGTGAAGGAAGTCGACGTCGAGTAG
- a CDS encoding HVO_0649 family zinc finger protein: protein MASAPKRGTTVLERYRDRLDGTERCEACGTAEAAGEWTTRYREGRLVYRRVCSRCGATERREFRLG, encoded by the coding sequence ATGGCATCCGCACCGAAACGCGGAACCACCGTGCTCGAGCGTTACCGGGACCGCCTCGACGGGACCGAGCGCTGTGAGGCCTGCGGGACCGCCGAGGCGGCCGGCGAGTGGACGACGCGCTACCGCGAGGGTCGGCTCGTCTATCGCCGGGTCTGCTCGCGCTGTGGCGCCACCGAACGGCGCGAGTTCCGGCTCGGGTGA
- a CDS encoding DUF6220 domain-containing protein, whose protein sequence is MDRESARTGRTGDDRTGDHRTRETTTARSRPVAWARLGYVLVAAVFTCCVLAQTYLAGIAVFVDPANWRLHAGFVHLFEPLLLVLLLLGLVGRLPRFPKLAPAGLFALVSAQYATASMSDSLVAAVHPVNAVLIVLVSALATGRAWSVASGSCDT, encoded by the coding sequence ATGGATCGTGAATCCGCACGGACCGGGCGAACCGGGGACGATCGAACCGGGGACCACCGAACGCGGGAGACGACGACCGCGCGCTCGAGGCCGGTCGCGTGGGCGCGGCTCGGCTACGTTCTCGTCGCGGCCGTCTTCACCTGTTGTGTCCTCGCGCAGACGTACCTCGCTGGGATTGCCGTCTTCGTCGACCCGGCCAACTGGCGGCTACACGCGGGGTTCGTCCACCTCTTCGAGCCGCTACTCCTGGTGTTGCTCCTCCTCGGCCTGGTCGGGCGGCTCCCCCGGTTCCCGAAGCTGGCACCGGCCGGGCTGTTCGCGCTGGTCTCGGCGCAGTACGCGACCGCGAGCATGTCGGACTCGCTGGTCGCCGCGGTCCATCCGGTGAACGCGGTGTTGATCGTCCTCGTCTCGGCGCTCGCGACGGGACGCGCGTGGTCGGTCGCGTCGGGGAGCTGTGATACCTGA
- a CDS encoding DUF3194 domain-containing protein, which produces MAGEPSDEAVVETASEAAEGVVLSRYRQADLTDFDVAVTFEDGVLEVDVYVNPPEDAEADADEVADEAARAARDAVDDLFGE; this is translated from the coding sequence ATGGCAGGCGAACCGAGCGACGAGGCGGTCGTCGAGACGGCCTCCGAGGCGGCCGAGGGGGTCGTCCTCTCGCGCTACCGCCAGGCCGACCTGACGGACTTCGACGTGGCGGTCACCTTCGAGGACGGCGTCCTCGAGGTCGACGTGTACGTCAACCCGCCGGAAGACGCCGAGGCGGACGCCGACGAGGTCGCCGACGAGGCGGCGCGCGCGGCGCGCGACGCCGTCGACGACCTGTTCGGCGAGTAG
- a CDS encoding prefoldin subunit beta yields MPPEAQEKIEELQDLQEQAQQLAEQKQSTESSLSESKTALEALEEIDEDTPMYREVGELLVETDYDEAYEDLEEKVDTLEMRAERFDKQEERVQEQFEDLQSELQQMLQGGAGGGPAGMGPGGAGGA; encoded by the coding sequence ATGCCGCCGGAGGCGCAGGAGAAGATCGAGGAGCTGCAGGACCTGCAGGAGCAGGCCCAGCAGCTCGCGGAGCAGAAACAGTCCACCGAGAGCTCGCTCTCGGAGTCCAAGACCGCCCTCGAAGCGCTCGAGGAGATCGACGAGGACACCCCGATGTACCGCGAGGTCGGCGAACTCCTCGTCGAGACCGACTACGACGAGGCGTACGAGGACCTCGAGGAGAAGGTCGACACCCTGGAGATGCGCGCCGAGCGCTTCGACAAGCAGGAGGAGCGCGTCCAGGAGCAGTTCGAGGACCTCCAGTCCGAGCTCCAGCAGATGCTGCAGGGCGGTGCCGGCGGCGGCCCGGCCGGCATGGGTCCCGGCGGCGCGGGCGGCGCGTAA
- a CDS encoding alpha/beta fold hydrolase: MPSTPPRDADLRTEEYALSDGRTLACTIGGDSRGHPVVAHHGTPGSRLFAALLSEQAAEEGVLLVVPDRPGYGRSSSPPPDWTWSDWRDDLEELLDAASIDRAGVLGFSGGGPFALAAANGDRATRLGLISPVVPPAENGLTALATVPFALRVFFRLSKAVASITGPDAIVNQYTDRSVSGPVSNAVADDFHEALRPGASAVARETRTFATGSLEPDRPDVPIRGWHGTRDENTPLAPARSLIEALDGTLATPDADHLGTLLDRRQDALEWLSAEE, encoded by the coding sequence GTGCCCTCCACGCCGCCTCGAGACGCCGACCTCCGGACGGAAGAGTACGCCCTCTCGGACGGCCGGACGCTCGCGTGTACCATCGGCGGTGATTCACGCGGGCATCCCGTGGTCGCTCACCACGGGACCCCGGGCTCCCGGTTGTTCGCGGCCTTGCTGTCCGAGCAGGCCGCCGAGGAAGGCGTCCTGCTCGTCGTCCCTGACCGTCCGGGATACGGCCGCTCGTCGTCGCCACCGCCGGACTGGACATGGAGTGACTGGCGAGACGACCTGGAAGAACTCCTGGATGCGGCGTCGATCGACCGGGCCGGCGTTCTCGGGTTCTCCGGCGGTGGCCCGTTCGCACTCGCGGCCGCGAACGGCGACCGAGCGACCCGGCTCGGGCTGATCAGTCCCGTCGTTCCGCCGGCCGAGAACGGCCTCACCGCGCTCGCCACGGTTCCGTTCGCGCTCCGCGTGTTCTTTCGACTCTCGAAGGCGGTCGCGTCGATCACGGGACCTGACGCCATCGTCAACCAGTACACCGACCGGTCGGTGTCGGGGCCGGTTTCGAACGCCGTCGCGGACGACTTTCACGAGGCCCTCCGACCGGGGGCGAGCGCGGTCGCGCGCGAGACGCGGACGTTCGCGACCGGGTCGCTCGAACCGGATCGCCCGGACGTCCCGATTCGTGGCTGGCACGGTACCCGGGACGAGAACACGCCGCTGGCTCCCGCCCGGAGCCTGATCGAAGCGCTCGACGGGACGCTAGCGACCCCCGACGCCGATCACCTCGGGACCCTCCTCGACCGTCGGCAGGACGCGCTCGAGTGGCTCAGCGCGGAGGAGTGA
- a CDS encoding aldehyde dehydrogenase family protein has translation MGDTAESIRQKHEETAAEVVPEELGLFIGGEFVDAASGETFETRDPTTGDVLADVPAGGPEDVDRAVRAASEAYEGEWGEQGASDRQRLLHEIADRIEAERKAFAMLESLDNGKPTGESFGDVAVAADHFRFFAAATRLDEGITLPADDGPRHVSTVQEPFGVVGQITPWNFPLLMAAWKLAPALAAGNAVVLKPAEETPLSALKLAGILGDVLPDGAVNVVTGFGEEAGAPLTEHPDVGKVAFTGSTPVGKQVMKAAAERIADVTLELGGKSPLVVHPDVDVEKGVRAAVLAIFYNTGECCTAGSRLFVHEDVADEFLDALVEAAEGLTMGDPLERDTRLGPKVSPEQVDRTMSFVEDAREEGATFLTGGEPVEDPDLAGGSFVAPTIVEGLDHDSDTVQQEIFGPVLEVFRWDDYDEMMTLANDVDYGLAAGVLATDIETAYRTAKDIEAGTVWVNQYQDFPAGMPFGGYKQSGIGRETAFETVNHYTRTKSIDVSLR, from the coding sequence ATGGGAGACACCGCGGAGTCGATCCGACAGAAGCACGAGGAGACGGCGGCCGAGGTCGTGCCCGAGGAGCTCGGGCTGTTCATCGGGGGCGAGTTCGTCGACGCCGCGAGCGGCGAGACGTTCGAGACGCGCGACCCGACCACGGGCGACGTGCTCGCGGACGTCCCCGCGGGCGGACCGGAGGACGTCGACCGCGCGGTCCGGGCGGCGAGCGAGGCGTACGAGGGCGAGTGGGGCGAGCAGGGCGCGAGCGACCGCCAGCGACTGCTCCACGAGATCGCCGACCGCATCGAGGCCGAGCGCAAGGCGTTCGCCATGCTGGAGTCGCTCGACAACGGGAAGCCGACGGGCGAGTCGTTCGGCGACGTCGCGGTCGCGGCCGACCACTTCCGCTTCTTCGCGGCGGCGACGCGGCTCGACGAGGGCATCACGCTGCCGGCCGACGACGGCCCGCGGCACGTCTCGACGGTCCAGGAGCCGTTCGGCGTCGTCGGCCAGATCACCCCCTGGAACTTCCCGCTGCTGATGGCGGCCTGGAAGCTCGCGCCGGCGCTCGCGGCGGGCAACGCGGTCGTGCTCAAGCCCGCCGAGGAGACGCCGCTGTCGGCGCTGAAGCTCGCCGGGATCCTGGGCGACGTCCTTCCCGACGGCGCGGTGAACGTCGTCACGGGCTTCGGGGAGGAGGCGGGCGCGCCGCTCACCGAACACCCGGACGTCGGCAAGGTGGCGTTCACCGGCTCCACCCCGGTCGGCAAGCAGGTGATGAAGGCCGCGGCCGAGCGAATCGCCGACGTGACGCTCGAACTCGGCGGGAAGAGCCCGCTCGTCGTCCACCCCGACGTCGACGTCGAGAAGGGGGTCCGCGCGGCGGTGCTCGCCATCTTCTACAACACCGGCGAGTGCTGTACTGCGGGTTCGCGGCTGTTCGTCCACGAGGACGTCGCCGACGAGTTCCTCGACGCGCTCGTCGAGGCGGCGGAGGGGCTGACGATGGGCGACCCGCTGGAGCGTGACACCCGCCTCGGTCCGAAGGTCTCGCCCGAGCAGGTCGACCGCACGATGTCGTTCGTCGAGGACGCGCGCGAGGAGGGCGCGACGTTCCTCACGGGCGGGGAACCGGTCGAGGACCCCGACCTCGCGGGCGGGAGCTTCGTCGCCCCGACCATCGTCGAGGGGCTCGATCACGACAGCGACACGGTCCAGCAGGAGATCTTCGGCCCCGTGCTGGAGGTGTTCCGCTGGGACGACTACGACGAGATGATGACGCTCGCGAACGACGTCGACTACGGCCTCGCGGCCGGCGTGCTCGCCACCGACATCGAGACGGCCTACCGGACGGCCAAGGACATCGAGGCCGGCACCGTCTGGGTGAACCAGTACCAGGACTTCCCGGCCGGGATGCCGTTCGGCGGCTACAAGCAGTCCGGCATCGGCCGGGAAACGGCGTTCGAGACGGTGAACCACTACACGCGGACGAAGAGCATCGACGTCTCGCTTCGGTGA
- a CDS encoding 50S ribosomal protein L37ae, whose translation MAESKARKVGSAGRFGARYGRVARKRVAEIEAEMESATVDGDSVKRVGTGVWVNEETGETFTGGAYRPQTPGGRGVRRSIRAALEGEGAADVEVDAEADEE comes from the coding sequence ATGGCTGAATCCAAGGCACGGAAGGTCGGCAGCGCCGGGCGGTTCGGCGCCCGATACGGGCGTGTCGCTCGCAAGCGCGTCGCCGAGATCGAGGCGGAGATGGAGTCCGCGACGGTCGATGGCGACTCGGTCAAGCGGGTCGGCACCGGCGTCTGGGTCAACGAGGAGACCGGCGAGACGTTCACCGGCGGCGCGTACCGCCCGCAGACCCCCGGCGGCCGGGGCGTCCGGCGGTCCATCCGCGCGGCACTCGAGGGCGAGGGCGCGGCCGACGTCGAGGTCGACGCCGAGGCGGACGAGGAGTAA